The DNA region ATTTTACTAACAATAAATCAGCAGTAAAAtcgaaattctcgaaaatgcATGGAGATCAGCAACTATCAAACACCGCCAATAAAGTCCTACACTTATCAggtattttaaatacagtaacaatttctattttaatcaaacatttttagtaacaACATGGAGAACCATTTTTACTTGGATCTCATGGATGTTTATggtgattttaattatgtctttcatatttatatacaccATCACTAATAGGAATTACAACCAAGTGTTTTACATTGATAGAAACGCACCAGCAGTATTTACAACGAGTGAAAAGTTTCTTAGCATTGCTTTGGACTCGAGTGTAATAGCCAGAGGACCAAATGCATACAATTTTTcgtaagatattaattaattaattttaatatctaggaatatacaattttaggaATAGGAGATTGTTAAACATGATTAAGTACATGCAACCAGCATATTTTCGAATTGGGGGTACTATGGGTGACAGACTGCATTTTAATGCAAATActactgtaaaaaattattatgaatattttgatttgttacAAGATGGAGATTCTTGTGCATATGAAGATGACTATTGTGATTTTGTGCCTAGACCCAATTTTACCATGACgggtacttaaaaatatttattttgatacgtAATTGTATAATGTTTTCTGTTTAGCCCAGCAGTGGTTAATGTTGAATAGCGTTGCAACTGAAGCGAATCTTGACATAATTTTCGGATTGAACGCCTTGATAAGAAACGCTGATGGTTCATGGAACTTTGAAAACGCCAAAGAGCTTATCAAATTCTCAGCTGACCATAATCTTGAAATAAACTGGGAATTGGGAAATGGTAATAATTCACCCatctattatttacatatttaattattaattttgtagagCCCGATGCTTTTATGCATCAGTTCAATTACGTAGTAAATGCTACCCAACTTGCGAAAGATTTCAGAACTTTGagacatattttaaacattaacgaAAGGTATAAATATTCGATTTTGGTAGGACCAGATGTTACCAGACCGATTGAAGGACATCAGAAAAAAGAGAAGTTCTTTGAGAGCTTTATTAGTCATGCAAAACCAGCGATAAATTCTATTACATGGCATCAGTATGTGAATCtttgtttttagtattaattaattattatagtaaatgtttgtaagtaaacaaatttaaggGATACACCTAGTGTGATGGCCTAAAAAAGTTGATTTTtgggaattaaaaaaaagactattgcattaaatgttttaaaatttggaggatacatttgtgtataaataataaatatatagtgaAATTTtccaatgaaaaaaattaattttaagcgaGTTATTCGCTATCTCCCAAGTCAAAAAGGCTGCTGCAATGATTGCAGCTTTCAgagttttcaaaaatagtaTCGAATGACTCCcgaaaatttgatgatttttggcCTGCCAaagttactttttttaaacaatcgaAAAACTGGGTCTcgttatataaaacatatacaaaataagaagaagaaaattttaagttatcgGAATATTTGTCGTCTAGTTcaccaaatttgaa from Aethina tumida isolate Nest 87 chromosome 1, icAetTumi1.1, whole genome shotgun sequence includes:
- the LOC109608715 gene encoding heparanase-like, with the protein product MHGDQQLSNTANKVLHLSVTTWRTIFTWISWMFMVILIMSFIFIYTITNRNYNQVFYIDRNAPAVFTTSEKFLSIALDSSVIARGPNAYNFSNRRLLNMIKYMQPAYFRIGGTMGDRLHFNANTTVKNYYEYFDLLQDGDSCAYEDDYCDFVPRPNFTMTAQQWLMLNSVATEANLDIIFGLNALIRNADGSWNFENAKELIKFSADHNLEINWELGNEPDAFMHQFNYVVNATQLAKDFRTLRHILNINERYKYSILVGPDVTRPIEGHQKKEKFFESFISHAKPAINSITWHQYYFNGRTALPGDFVDVSILDLLATQIAAVKQIQSNAGASELPIWLGETSSAYGGGAKGMSDRFIASFMWLDKLGLSAQMGLDVVIRQSILQGNYALIGEDYTPSPDWWVSVLHKRLVGPVVVNSSFVSYPELRLYAQCTSNNVPYFQGSSVTIFGINIKNVFANIRIQGLSEKATRIYIYELTTDHLFSRNVFLNGVRLTLTEEGYLPPMEPKIVSINTDLEMQPYSVMFFVIPNAQVKACDNH